A stretch of the Nicotiana tabacum cultivar K326 chromosome 6, ASM71507v2, whole genome shotgun sequence genome encodes the following:
- the LOC107776379 gene encoding guanylate kinase 2, which translates to MGEAPADSFLGDFLNGVDLKSKGQETAICVGSKIYVIGGADLESTSLIGVRIFDKSSGEWINPIVLGTKPKLSNGHSAVLLNGDRILVIKGNSNSDDCFWFLEVGTPFIGEQERTYGNEVVAWSKGVLGNVEKPIVISGPSGVGKGTLISKLMIEFPSMFGFSVSHTTRAPREKEQNGIHYHFSDRSVMESDIKDGKFLEFASVHGNLYGTSVEAVEVVADAGKRCILDIDVQGARSVRASSLDAIFIFISPPSFEELEKRLRARATETEEQIQKRLRNARAELEQGQSSGLFDHILVNDDLESCYENLKKILGLTEGVKTARKTYPELVDLPIEHSVSKIDQRILINCGAAEYHKASNNMYALDLSLLKGGAPGRTRGLNLYVVNPSTDRVNGDNQLS; encoded by the exons ATG GGAGAAGCTCCAGCTGATAGTTTCCTGGGAGATTTTCTAAATGGGGTTGATTTGAAATCAAAGGGCCAAGAAACGGCTATTTGTGTCGGCTCTAAAATC TATGTGATTGGTGGGGCTGATCTTGAATCAACATCGCTCATTGGAGTTCGAATCTTTGACAAATCTAGTGGAGAATG GATAAACCCTATTGTGCTGGGTACTAAACCCAAGCTGTCAAACGGCCACTCAGCCGTGCTTTTAAATGGTGATCGTATATTGGTCATTAAGGGCAATTCCAATTCTGATGACTGCTTTTGGTTTCTTGAG GTGGGCACCCCATTTATTGGAGAACAGGAAAGGACATATGGGAATGAAGTGGTTGCGTGGAGTAAAGGAGTTTTAGGCAATGTTGAGAAGCCTATTGTCATTAGTGGCCCGTCTGGAGTGGGGAAGGGTACCTTGATTTCTAAACTAATGATTGAGTTTCCATCTATGTTTGGGTTTTCTGTGAGCCACACAACCCGGGCACCAAGAGAAAAAGAGCAGAATGGGATTCATTACCATTTCAGTGATCGCAGTGTAATGGAGAGCGACATTAAGGATGGGAAGTTCCTGGAGTTTGCTTCTGTTCATGGTAATCTTTATGGAACCAGTGTCGAAGCAGTTGAGGTGGTTGCAGATGCTGGCAAG AGATGCATCCTTGATATTGATGTTCAAGGTGCAAGGTCTGTGAGGGCTAGCTCTCTTGAtgctattttcatttttatctCTCCGCCATCATTTGAAGAGCTTGAGAAGCGCCTTCGTGCAAG GGCAACTGAGACTGAAGAGCAAATCCAAAAGCGTCTCCGAAATGCTAGGGCGGAACTCGAACAAGGACAATCATCAGGTCTCTTTGATCATATTTTGGTGAACGATGACCTTGAAAGTTGTTATGAGAATCTTAAG AAAATCTTGGGTCTTACTGAAGGTGTGAAGACTGCTCGTAAAACAT ATCCAGAATTAGTCGACTTGCCTATCGAACATTCAGTATCAAAGATTGATCAGAGGATTTTAATTAACTGCGGTGCTGCAGAATATCATAAGGCATCAAATAACAT GTATGCTCTGGACTTGTCTTTGCTCAAAGGAGGGGCGCCAGGTCGTACAAGAGGACTAAACCTATATGTCGTCAATCCTTCAACTGATCGTGTAAATGGCGACAATCAGCTGAGCTAA